CAGCATCTTGGTGCTAGGTATTCTCTACATTGAAATTACCATACCTACCAAACTGATGTTTAAATTCCATATTAATGGAGTGAAAACAAGAAGAAAAACCGACTGAAATGATAAAGGAATTAAAATGATAGTGTTTTGATGAATGAAATCAAGCATTGAATGCCTGGTTTAAATAGGCCCCATAAAACCCTAGATCACGCTTGGAAACTGAAGGGTCAAACAGGAGAGACCAATTCACAAAAAAGAACTTCACAGTAATTGGGTGTACTTCCTCGAGCCTCAGAAAAGCAACAAATCCCCAATGGAAGAAGCTAAAATTGCAATGATTAACAATATAAAACTTGATTTTTACGGAAATAATCTGCTAAGCatatttgggaattagggtttgtaaTTTGTGCCAATAGAAGATGAAAGAAATCTGACAAAACAGCTGGAATagaaaaaccaaaggacaaaACAGTGGGCTCTCTAATTTGAGAGAAAATTCTCTCTCTACGTTAGAGAGAGAAAACTACTGAAAGTTAGGATGAGTATTCAATCTTTGTGATTATAATTGTTATGCAGGTATACACCCGATCAATTTTCATGGATTAACTCTTTTTTAATCCATTGTGGTCTTACCCTATACAGCTATACTGTTTTAATTTTCATGTAATTTAGCTTTTTTTCCACACAAATTATAGAATGTAAGGCAGTGCATTTTTTGTTTAGAGATTAAACTTAAGTACCCATTTATATGTTTTTTAGTGACCTATTTACTTATTAAATGTACTCATTTTGTCATTAAATCTTTAATCACGGCAGTAATAACGGGATCGGTGAATGTGTCTCATTATTAGGTTGATTAATTTTATCttaattataatttaaaatatatatCAAAATTCGTAAATGATAAACGTATGAATTAGACAAGTTAACACAATTTAATTGCATATAAAATAATCTTTAAAAGATAAACATAGATATGTAACAGATTTTAGCATATTAGCACGAACTTTAAAATTGATATTCATGTTAATTCAATAATCTATTTTGGCCCtcttcttttggacttaaagtcacttaatttaagttcacttcagatcctataagttcagttcagttcagatcagatcctataagttcagttcagttcaaatcctataagttcagttcagtttagattctataagttcaattcagattctataagttcagttcagttcagatcctataagttcagatcctataaattcagtttagaaaagttatatacagagtattatttttaaaaaccgacgcaaaaatatttgacattattaattattcgatacatatatacattattatttttaaaacaaaattatcactcttctcattatttttttatcgtaatgtaaccgtagtataatgtatgaacaaaccaatgtatataaagcggaaaaatgttattatcttaccttgtgttttagactatattttcttatcagtgttctctcttggctgcccactaatttcgtgtataaattttatttaatctcaataaaagtttgcgtttataataataataataataataataataataataataataataataataataatagtaataataataagttgcggttttataaaaaaaaatataataataaaaataacaagaagaacaagaacaatgataataataataataataataataataataataataataataataataataataataataataataataataataacaataacaataacaataacaataacaataacaaataacaataaaaataaaaataacaacaacaacgacaacaacaacaacaacaacaacaacaacaacaacaacaacaataataagggAGTAGGCGCACAGATTGTATCTCggttgcccaccaatttcttgtaaacttttgattgattaataaaagtttgcgtttttataaaaaaaaaatataataataataaatttaagttaatttaaattcggatcgtgtaagttcagttcagatcctataagttcagttcagatcctataagttcgattgattcggatcctataagttcgattcgatccaataagttcgattcgattcggatcctataagttgattcggttcctataagttcgattcgagatcctataagttcgattcgattcgatcgatcgatccgtttcagtccaaaagaacagggccttaggaTGAGCTCCTCCATTAACATTTTGGAGAGAAAAAGATTGAAGATTAGGTTAAAGGATAAAGTTCAGGGAATCTCAATGTATATATACTCTCTATATAATGAAAGAGGAAGAGTCGGGTGTTAATGAATttgaaagatgaaaaagaataaaGATAAAAATAATACCAACAAGGATGACGAAAATAACAATATATCAATGTGAGTATTAAACTTAATATTTGTAGTAACACGAGTAGTACAAATAAAGTAATATCGGTAATAGTAAAATGAACAATAGTATTAGTGGGTATAATGGTAAGTAATCATATTAATTGTATGAGTAATGAGAGTAACAATAGTAACAACAGGAATAGTGATGTGTCTCATTATCGGGTTGATAAATTTTATCTTAATCACTATTTAAAATATGTATCGTAAATGGTAAAACATATGAATTAGACAAGTTAACACAATCATAATGTTGATTAGATACATATAACAATCATTTTACAAATTTTGtacataaaatttatttttaagaaTTTAATACAaccccgtgaattttcacgggtcTTACACTAGTTTTCTTTGTTTTTGTTgtctctcttattactcaaataAAAGACAACACGTGCCTCCTATGGTCAATGCTGGATACTTTACTTTTTTTTCCCTGAATTGTATGTTGGGgtatttaacaaaaaaaatggaATCAAAGGTGGTAGTTTGCAAAGTAATGTATTTATAAGGTAGTGTTCAACAATTAACCCTAAAATATAATAAGAGCACAAAAATCTAAGAGTATTTCACCCGAGTTGTGACTTGTGAGTTGAGGCTAACAGCTCCGCTCAAAGCTAGGTGGAGCCAAGTTTTTACCGAACCAACCCCAAAAATTTGCGAACTTCATTTACCCTTTTACTCCGAGTCACACAAGTCTGACAacccttagggtgtgtttggatagcaaaagtggagggaatgagagaagggaaagggagagaaggaaaGGGGAGGGCGAATGGAATGTGGTTGTTTGAATACAATTTCTCTCCAAATCTTACCTATTATAaaaagattttgattaggcttagaGGAGGGAAATTTGATTCcttcaaatctctccccctccatttcttTCACCCCATTTACTATCCAAACAAGGAAATCCTCTACCCTGCCTCCCTTTATTTTCTCTACAAATCTCTCAATCCAAACATACCCTTAAATTACAGCGGCCTTATTCGAAATTTCAATGCCGAAACTAGAGATGTTCCCGCCAAAATTGAAAACCATGATCACTCATCGTCTTCCACCCTTCTCTCTTCTAGCTGACAAATGTACCACAATGCATCACCTCAAACAGCTCCACGCTCAAATGATCATCTTAGCGCGCATCCACGACAACTACGCCGCCAGCCGCCTCTTATCGTTCTGCGCTCTTTCGTCTTCTGGTGACATTGGCTACGCCATAAAGTTATTCAATTACGCACAAGAACCCAATAACTTCATGTACAATACTTTGATTAGAGCTCATGCTAGCTCTCAACACCCTTATAAGGCTCTGTTAATGTTTGTGGAAATGATGAGGAACGGTGTGACACCGGGGAAGCATACGTTTCCGTTTCTGTTGAAGGGTTGTGCTTGTTTGAAGTGGGTTTTTGGGTGTAAACAGATTCATGCGTGTGTGGTTAAATATGGGTTTGACTTCAATTTGCATGTTGTTAATGGGTTAGTGAGGGGATATAGTGTTTGTGGGAGTTTGGGACGTGCACGTCAAGTGTTTGATGAAAGTCCTGGCAGGGATTTGAGTGTTTGGACGAGTTTGATTTGCGGGTATGCGCAGAATAATTGCTCGAATGAGGCGTTGTTGTTGTTTGATCGGATGGTTAGGGATGGGATTGAGCCAAATGGGGCTACACTTGCGTCTGTTTTATCAGCGTGTGCTGAGGAAGGGTGTTTGGTGGTAGGGGAAAGGATTGAGAGTTTTATTAGGGAAAAGAGTGGTGATTTTGGAGTGATTCTTGGTACTGCCTTGGTTCATATGTATGTCAAGAATGGAGCTGTGGCTAAGGCTAGAGATGTCTTTGAGGGTATGAAAGAGAAGAATGTCGCGACATGGAATGCTATGATTCAGGGGTTAGGTGTTCATGGACATGGAGCTGAAGCTCTTGATCTTTTTTGCAAGTTTGAGGAGGAAGGATTTGTGCCCAATGGCATTACTTTGGTGGCAGTCCTATCTGCTTGCTGCCATGGTGGGTTTCTCGAACAAGGCCGTGAGTTTTTTCATTCGATGAGAACACGTTACAAAATTGAGCCCAAGTTGGAGCATTATGGGTGTATGGTTGATTTGCTTGGAAGACAAGGAAAACTGCTTGAGGCAGAGCAATTGATACAAAACATGGAATGGAAAGCAGATGTGATGATTTGGGGATCTTTGTTGAGCGCCTGTGCGAAATGTGGGAATGTTGAGGTTGCTGAAAGGGTTGTGGAAGAGATTTTTGCTTTAGACAGTAATAATCACGGAGTTCGTGTAGTTTTGTCCAATATGTATGCAGAGGCTGGGAGATGGGACGAAGTTTCGAGGTTAAGGAAGGTGATGAAGGAAGGAAAGTTCAAGAAAACACCAGGTTGGAGCTCAGTCGATTGTGGTGGTTGATGTTTTATTTTTATCCATTAGATTAAATCTTTACAAGTATGAGAATCTCTTCGAACTGCCTGGTAGACTTGACAATGGGTTATTTGGATTGTGTCCCGGTCAGGTTTTTCGAGTCAGGCTGTTTTTTCTAGGTTTACTGCCTGGTATCTGATGAGAGAGGATTTGTTCAGGGTTGATAACATTGCTCGCTCACTGACATTATTATGCCTGGTGTATACATTCGAATTCATCTCTGAGATTGAATTTTGTCTGATTAAAAGTCGAAAGTTTCTGAACAAAGACTTCTTCCAAAAGCTTTTCCATTCGGACTCACCATATACCATTGTAATGTTGTATATGTCAGACATGACGAGGTTAACCCAAAGTGAGGCTTTTCAATTCATGCGGAAGACGTTTTTTTCACAGGCTATGATAGTTCGAATTGGTCAAGGAGTACAAGAAATGCGTCACAACTCGCAGGGGACCTTGCCTCCTGTTGATTTTTTTGCAAAATGCATCTCAGACGAGGTTTCTCCGGCTCAATTGGTTAATTTTGTTATAACTTCTTTATTTTCATATGATTTATCACCTTAACTTCTTCATTTTCATATGATTTATCTCTCCCAAAGACAGATTGATTTGAAGACTTGTGGTCTAAATTAGAAGATTTGCAAACTATTTTACTGTAATGCATGATCATATATAAGGCGTACCGAGAAGCTCAGTCTGTACATGCTTTATTAGGTGTTTCTGTAACGTATTTATTTCACATATATACAATCTTGAATACAACAGTCTGTAAAGAGCCATACAATCCAGCATAATATACACAGTACAGGATCTTACCCCCAAATTTCTCCTGTAATTCCAACAGTTTAACCTGCATTTATGTAGAGCAAGGACGCTTAACCTCAGCTATCAATTGTTGAATTACCGGTCTTTAAGAGTATCAATCTGAACCACAGCTCCGATGTCCAGTCCTCTGATAAATCTTCCAGCTGACTACCAATTCTTCACCTGGTGGGCATGAGGTGGTATTAGATTCATTTTAATTTACAAAACATCTATGTTACTCAGATAGTCAGCCAGACTCGATATAAGCGTGTGACGCTGGTACGTATCCAAGTGACGAAGTGTCAGACTTGGCAGGACTTTCGACAAGAGGGAGACTGTAAGGGGTCATGTCTTCATAACATAAATATATTCAAAAAATAAATACTCCGTATTAGTTTTAGCAAGTGAAATAGAGATATGTTGGAGAAACAAGGCTTGAACATCATAGAAATGTTTCCTACAAAATCTTATTTTCTACCATCGTCATACGAGCTTCCCTTTTAGCTCCCTAGAAGAAAGGTCGGATTGATAAGGGTCGAACATGGATTCCATTCCCACATTCATAAGTATCGTATTGAATACAAGTACTGCCGTAAAAGTGAAGAAGAGTTAAGGTAACATTGGATGACATATCACCGTGTTTCCTTCACCTTAATACATGATATAATACCATACCATTCTCAATTCCAGAGTACTACCGTGAGTATGTGGCGCAAAAATTCAAGAACATGGGCTAGAAACCAAGCAGATTAGAATGTATTTATGGGAAAAGAACTGTTGAAGACACTAACCATGGGAAATATGAATGTCATTAACAACTGCTCCTTGTACTGCCTGTCCTGCAGAACAATCTAAACCTTGTGCAGTGCGCTGTTTTGCGTTGCACGCTTGAGAAGAGTGGTGTACTCGCGACCTCTTGACCATTCATCAATCTCACGTGCTCTCAAAACTGGAAGAGGGTGTGAAAGTTGCCTTGTTTGAGCATTCCTGACAGAAAAGTTTTATTGTTGCTAAATTCAAGTGGAGTCCTTGAGACAAAAAGTTAATGACTTGCATCCAACCTTGAAACTTACCTTATATACCAGCCTGTTAGGCTAGACGAAGCTTTATCATAAGAGCGAATGCATCCACATTTAATTGGTCCGCCATTGAAGGACAGCCCCCAGAGAGTTTCATCAGAACTGATATGACAGTCTCTTGTAAGACCATCCAAGGGAGAAGAAAAAAGTCAGTTATATAATCTACTGTGAGAGTAATCAGAGGAAGAAGGAAAACTAGAACTAATCAACGTCCTACTCATTCTCATTCTATAGTTACTTCCATCTATTGAATAATCTTCTGGTATGTTATTCACCAAAATTAAGAAAAATGGCAAGATGTTGATGAAAATGTAAGTTAGGGAAACTGAAAGGTCAGAAACCAACCATGGTGACTACGAATTATAAAAAGCCAAAGTTCAAAGTGAGAAGTTTATTCATGTACACCTCAAAATGGAAACCAGGAAGTTTATTCATGAACAGAagcattaattaaaattaaatcaAACCTTGGGATCTTGAGCAACAAGAAGGGCAGCACGATCCCAAGTTAGCTCTGCAGCTCGAAGCCAGCGAAACAACTGTTCCTCTATGCTTTGAGCAATTAAGCCACCTATTCCTGCAATCAGATACAGAGCTGAACTTTTCACAGACGAACTGAACCACCTTAATGGTGATGGAAATCAAACATATATATGTGCACTTTCATAGCTGACCCTCTATATTTGATATCTATCGTCTATGTGATTCTATGTTCATACCTTAAAAGTACAAATGAATGAGATCTATAAGCTGTAAACAAGTAATCAATGTTACTTACCAGGTATTGTGTATGCCCCGAGAGCTAGGATATTTGCATATGTCAGGCATAACCCATGATCACATTTCAGATGACCCAACTCATGGGCTAATACAGCCTATTGAAAATTGAAATAATCTGATTAATTTTGTGTTAAGTCGTGCTCGTATTAACTCCGCCTGTGAGTGCTTTCGGGCACACTGCCGGTCCCAAGCCCGGATAAAGGAGGAGGGTTGCGGTAAGTCTGTGGCAGCCAGCATAAAAACttagtcacattttatggacatgaatcggaatttgcacttggttcgagaaaagacattctcatttggtgacttataggAGTGGAGGaaatgctagtcaaattgacttccttttggtaaggaatgtgtggaggaaagagtacaccgattgcaaggtcatacccggggaaagtgccgcaacacaacatagactagtgatgcttgattttcggggtaagagagacttgaggaagagaaagataatcggtgaggcacgtatcaagtggtggaagctacaaggggaaaactaacaagcgtttttggataaggttggaagtagcgatatttggtcggattgcaaggagaaagatattgatgcaacgtgggataaattggagcaagttgtaaaggatggatttggcgagggaggtgttaggggaatctaaagggaatagaccatcaagtaaggacacatcttggtggaacgatgaggtgagacaagcgataaagacaaaacgtgaatgctataaggttttggggaaatgcatgagtgatgagaactttgaaaagtatAAGGAGGCTAGACGATCCGCTAAAAAGGCGgtacgggatgcgagggcaaaagttaaccaagaagtgtatgccaggttggacacgagagaaggatatctataaactggctcgcataagagaccgaaagacgagagatattgggagagttaggtgcgtgaaagatatggacgacaaggttctggttcaggataacgaaataaaggctagatggagttcttactttgatactttattcaatggacatcaggaacaaggttttgaggatgtagaggtaacaccaagcatggttaatcgggaatttgtgcgaAGAATataaaagagtgaagttagaaaggcgttaaggaagatgagGTCAAAGAAAGCtgagggaccggatggtatacctatagaagtttggaggtgctttggggagaaagggatcgaattggtaaccatgctcttcaacaagatttgaggagcaacaagatgccatcagcttggaggagaagcactcttgtccctttgtacaagaacaaaggtgatgttcaagagtgttccaattatcggggaattaaacttatgagtcatacgatgaagttatgggagcggataatcgagcaaaggcttaggagatgtgtagacatctcggataaccaatttggatttatgcccgggagatcgactatggatgcgatttttatcatgagacagttgatggaacaccatcgggacaagaagaaggacttgcatatggtttttattgacttgaaaaaggcatatgatagggtaccaagagaagtactttggtgggctttggcgagaaagggtgtgtcttgaaaatatattgacctcataaaggacatgtatgagggggctagtgcaagtgttcgcactaatgttgggagaacggaagaatttcccattaccatcggggtgcatcaaggttccgcacttagtccttttctctttgctatagttatggatgagttgacaagggatattcaagacgacatcccttggtgtatgatgtttgctgatgatattgtgttgattgatgagacgaaggagggggtggagagaaagttggaattgtggaggcagactttagagactcgtgagtttaggctgagcaggagtaagactgagtatttgaggtgtcagttcactaaagTGGCGgagttgagatcgacagaggcggggagtattattttcgatgggaatgttattgaggggtcagatttcttcagatatctaggatctattattcaaaaagatggagAGTTAGACGgggatgtggctcacagaattaaagcgagatggttgaaatggaagagtgcttcagggtttttatgcgataaagatatgccccaaagattaaagggaaaattttatcgcacgacaattaggcctgccttactttacggttccgagtgttgggtcgtgaaacattgtcacattcaaaagatgagtgtggcggagatgcggatgttgaggtggatgtgcggtcatacaaggaaagatcgattaaggaataaggtgattagggaaaaggtaaaagtggcgccaatagaggacaagatgatggaaaactgactaagatggtttggccatgtgagaaggagacctatggacgcaccagttaggaggctggagacttggagaacagaaaaggtccctagaggtagaggaaaTCCGAGACAggcatggttgagagtgatagagcacgatatgaaatttctggggcttgaggagagtatggtgacagagatggcacaatggagggaaaagatacatgtggatttttagtatttgatgtttttagtgtttttatttaatttaaaaaaattaaattatttgttcttctctcctttattacacttttttaccaaccactttcttatatattttacttggtttacttttaaggcattccagatccttaattctatattggttttcaaaatcgttttaatcttttatctcgatttaaattttaagtttttataaaagaaatccggaattcgattttaaaactgttccgggtgtaattccagagcagttataagttaccacccgtgcttgtagaatgacgtctttggttgaatcctccttgcggtctcctgaaacgatgaacaaactgagggctcggctttgggccgagcg
The Silene latifolia isolate original U9 population chromosome 11, ASM4854445v1, whole genome shotgun sequence genome window above contains:
- the LOC141611688 gene encoding pentatricopeptide repeat-containing protein At5g56310-like; protein product: MPKLEMFPPKLKTMITHRLPPFSLLADKCTTMHHLKQLHAQMIILARIHDNYAASRLLSFCALSSSGDIGYAIKLFNYAQEPNNFMYNTLIRAHASSQHPYKALLMFVEMMRNGVTPGKHTFPFLLKGCACLKWVFGCKQIHACVVKYGFDFNLHVVNGLVRGYSVCGSLGRARQVFDESPGRDLSVWTSLICGYAQNNCSNEALLLFDRMVRDGIEPNGATLASVLSACAEEGCLVVGERIESFIREKSGDFGVILGTALVHMYVKNGAVAKARDVFEGMKEKNVATWNAMIQGLGVHGHGAEALDLFCKFEEEGFVPNGITLVAVLSACCHGGFLEQGREFFHSMRTRYKIEPKLEHYGCMVDLLGRQGKLLEAEQLIQNMEWKADVMIWGSLLSACAKCGNVEVAERVVEEIFALDSNNHGVRVVLSNMYAEAGRWDEVSRLRKVMKEGKFKKTPGWSSVDCGG
- the LOC141611689 gene encoding uncharacterized protein LOC141611689 translates to MPDICKYPSSRGIHNTWNRWLNCSKHRGTVVSLASSCRANLGSCCPSCCSRSQDCHISSDETLWGLSFNGGPIKCGCIRSYDKASSSLTGWYIRNAQTRQLSHPLPVLRAREIDEWSRGREYTTLLKRATQNSALHKV